Proteins encoded in a region of the Rutidosis leptorrhynchoides isolate AG116_Rl617_1_P2 chromosome 9, CSIRO_AGI_Rlap_v1, whole genome shotgun sequence genome:
- the LOC139866564 gene encoding uncharacterized protein, whose translation MADDSYDHVINHGPLPPTTKKSNKIRDIVRLQQMLKKWKKAAATSTNKNSDNAVVSVPTVTNNNNNNNNNNKPISTKGLNKFLKKTLSFSDISSNNSHEEVVRKGYLAVCVGREEDEMKKFVIPTDYLAHQAFSVLLRDAEEEFGFQQEGILKIPCDVPLFENILKMMTDNKKQHQRPTLKSSSSTSSFFLYDDQDDDHQQKPQIQILKSPPLSPPSPHYHHQQHRLNSTFDSQLKTPPTTPAHHLPLYCR comes from the coding sequence ATGGCCGACGACTCCTATGATCATGTTATTAATCATGGACCACTACCACCAACAACAAAGAAGTCTAACAAGATCCGAGACATTGTTAGACTTCAACAAATGCTAAAGAAATGGAAGAAAGCTGCTGCCACTAGTACCAACAAAAACAGCGACAATGCAGTCGTTTCTGTTCCTActgttaccaataataataataataataataataataataagccaaTAAGCACCAAAGGTCTCAACAAGTTCCTGAAGAAAACTCTATCCTTTTCTGATATTAGCAGCAACAACTCACATGAAGAGGTGGTGCGAAAAGGATATTTGGCTGTTTGTGTTGGGAGAGAAGAAGATGAAATGAAGAAGTTTGTAATCCCTACAGATTACTTGGCACATCAAGCTTTCAGTGTCCTTTTACGAGACGCCGAAGAAGAGTTTGGATTCCAACAAGAAGGGATCCTTAAGATACCCTGTGACGTTCCTCTCTTTGAAAATATTTTAAAGATGATGACAGACAACAAGAAACAACATCAACGTCCTACTCTCAAATCTTCATCTTCTACATCTTCGTTTTTCTTATATGACGACCAAGATGATGATCATCAACAAAAACCACAAATTCAGATACTTAAATCTCCTCCTCTTTCTCCTCCTTCTCCTCATTATCATCATCAACAACACCGTCTCAACTCCACATTTGATTCTCAGTTAAAGACACCTCCAACTACGCCAGCTCATCACCTTCCTTTGTATTGTCGATGA